One window of Nocardia sp. NBC_00508 genomic DNA carries:
- a CDS encoding SDR family NAD(P)-dependent oxidoreductase, producing the protein MSDQAFAGQHVVVTGGGTGIGRSAALAFAEQGAAGVVITGRRSELLAEVAAQHPAVIPVVADITTEEGTESVARAVADHAGRVDVLVHNAGVYGPEPLDQVQAATVRNQFEVNVVGPVLLTARLLPLLRSPGGNIVVVTSISGRLASPGVSVYAATKAAADSLVRSWAVELGPKGIRVNGVAPGMVRTPILAAGGLAPDTVEQLRAGYADQVPVGRIGEVDDVVPWITRLAEPASSWVTGEIIVVDGGRLAA; encoded by the coding sequence GTGTCCGACCAGGCATTCGCAGGTCAGCATGTAGTCGTCACCGGCGGCGGCACCGGGATAGGCCGTTCGGCCGCGCTCGCGTTCGCCGAACAGGGTGCGGCCGGCGTCGTGATCACCGGTCGACGAAGCGAATTGCTGGCCGAGGTCGCCGCCCAGCACCCCGCCGTGATCCCGGTGGTCGCCGACATCACCACCGAGGAGGGCACGGAGTCGGTCGCGCGAGCCGTCGCCGACCACGCCGGGCGCGTTGACGTCCTGGTCCACAACGCCGGGGTCTACGGTCCGGAACCGTTGGATCAGGTGCAGGCGGCGACCGTCCGCAATCAGTTCGAGGTGAACGTGGTCGGTCCGGTCCTGCTCACCGCGCGCTTGCTCCCGCTCCTGCGCTCCCCCGGCGGGAACATCGTTGTGGTGACGAGCATTTCCGGTCGCCTCGCGTCGCCCGGCGTGTCGGTGTACGCCGCGACCAAGGCGGCGGCGGACAGTCTGGTGCGCAGTTGGGCGGTCGAATTGGGTCCGAAAGGCATCCGGGTGAACGGCGTCGCGCCCGGCATGGTGCGCACACCGATCCTGGCCGCGGGCGGACTCGCCCCGGACACCGTCGAGCAGCTGCGTGCCGGGTATGCCGACCAGGTGCCGGTCGGGCGAATCGGCGAGGTCGACGACGTGGTGCCGTGGATCACCCGGCTCGCCGAACCGGCCAGCTCGTGGGTTACCGGAGAGATCATCGTCGTCGACGGCGGCCGGTTGGCGGCGTAA
- a CDS encoding NAD(P)H-dependent oxidoreductase, with protein sequence MNVLVVYAHPKPDSLTGALKDVAVQQLRADGHEVRITDLYAMGWKAAADTDDFGTVEESNFMLASGEAYHNGTLSPDIRAEQQKLLWADTVVLHFPLWWFGLPAILKGWVDRVLTCGFAYGAGGKSVPRYGAGVLAGRRAMLAVSIGGKQPSYSDRGINGPAEDLLFPIHHGILYYTGMDVLPPFLVHDTIRLGSDRFEEVADDLRRRMSDLAGLEPIRYRPQGGGDYDRSLRLQPGRETHGAAGFGLHVAS encoded by the coding sequence ATGAACGTACTCGTCGTGTACGCCCACCCGAAGCCGGACTCACTCACCGGCGCGCTGAAAGACGTTGCCGTGCAGCAGTTACGGGCGGACGGGCACGAGGTGCGGATCACGGACCTCTATGCGATGGGCTGGAAGGCCGCCGCCGACACCGACGATTTCGGCACCGTCGAGGAAAGCAATTTCATGCTGGCCTCCGGCGAGGCCTATCACAACGGGACACTCAGCCCCGACATCCGCGCCGAGCAGCAGAAACTGCTCTGGGCCGACACCGTCGTGCTGCATTTCCCGCTGTGGTGGTTCGGCCTGCCCGCCATCCTGAAAGGCTGGGTGGATCGCGTCCTCACCTGCGGCTTCGCCTACGGGGCCGGAGGCAAGTCGGTGCCGAGGTACGGAGCGGGCGTGCTGGCGGGCCGTCGCGCGATGCTCGCGGTCAGTATCGGAGGCAAGCAGCCGTCGTATTCCGATCGCGGGATCAACGGCCCGGCCGAGGATCTGCTGTTCCCGATCCACCACGGCATTCTGTATTACACGGGTATGGATGTGCTGCCGCCGTTCCTGGTGCACGACACGATCCGGCTCGGCTCGGATCGTTTCGAGGAGGTCGCGGACGACCTGCGGCGCCGGATGTCGGACCTGGCGGGACTGGAGCCGATCCGGTATCGGCCGCAGGGCGGCGGCGACTACGACCGCAGCCTGCGCTTGC
- a CDS encoding PaaI family thioesterase, whose protein sequence is MIRTDAFTVPGHVRGYPGVAFGGYVAGLLASASSAAEVRVDFRRAVTVDTPIILSADSSGGATLTDQDGVVLAEASASVVTISPPPVPTWAEVQAATTTAQVLRKMSHCYGCGAACPPGRGLRLSPWAVPAHDMVVSAWTPETSLGGPNGLLATENVWAALDCPGGWSAMALRDLRPGAVTAALTATQFTPVRAGEPYISYGWPISQDGRKHTVGVALARTDGTLCALAEALWIEPRRPLPFEW, encoded by the coding sequence ATGATTCGCACCGATGCGTTCACCGTGCCGGGGCACGTGCGTGGCTATCCGGGCGTGGCGTTCGGCGGGTACGTGGCGGGACTGCTCGCGTCCGCGAGCAGCGCTGCGGAAGTGCGGGTGGACTTCCGGCGCGCGGTCACCGTGGATACCCCGATCATCCTGTCCGCCGACAGCTCCGGCGGTGCGACGCTGACCGATCAGGACGGCGTCGTGCTCGCCGAAGCGTCGGCGTCGGTGGTCACGATCAGCCCACCACCCGTACCCACCTGGGCGGAAGTACAGGCAGCCACGACCACCGCGCAGGTCCTGCGCAAGATGAGCCACTGCTACGGCTGCGGCGCTGCCTGCCCGCCCGGCCGCGGGCTGCGGCTGTCGCCCTGGGCCGTTCCCGCGCACGACATGGTCGTCTCCGCCTGGACACCCGAGACCTCCCTCGGTGGACCCAACGGCCTGCTCGCCACCGAAAACGTTTGGGCCGCTTTGGATTGCCCCGGCGGCTGGTCTGCGATGGCCCTGCGCGACCTACGTCCCGGCGCGGTCACCGCGGCCCTCACCGCCACCCAATTCACGCCTGTCCGCGCTGGCGAGCCCTATATCTCCTACGGCTGGCCGATCTCCCAAGACGGCCGCAAGCACACCGTCGGCGTGGCTCTGGCCCGAACCGATGGAACTCTCTGCGCCCTGGCCGAAGCCCTGTGGATCGAGCCCCGCCGGCCGTTGCCGTTCGAGTGGTGA